GCAGCGCCGTCGTGTTGGTGACGTTGGCGGCGAGCGGCGGGAGGCCGACGGCGAGGAGCGCGGGGTACGACGCGAGCGACGCCAACCCGGCGATCGAGCCGCACAGGCCCGCGCCCACGCCGGCGAGCACCAGCAGGAGGGTGTCGCTCACCCGAGCAGCGGCCGCGACTCGGCCACCGGGGTCAGCAGGCGCGCCCCGGTGAGCCACGCGTCCAGGTTGGCCAGGACGAGCCGGGTCATGTCGGCCCGCGTCTCGACGGTGGCGGACCCCACGTGCGGCAGCAGCACGACGTTGTCGAGCGCACGGAGCGCCGCGGGCACGTCGGGCTCCGCGGCGAACACGTCGAGACCCGCCCCGCCGAGCCCGCCCGCAGCGAGCAGCTCGACCAGCGCCGCCTCGTCGACGACGGACCCGCGGCCCACGTTCACCAGGAAGCCGTCGGGGCCGAGCGCCTCGAGCTCGGCACGACCGACGAGCGGCCGGGCCGCGGTGCCCCCGGACGCCGCCACGACGAGCAGGTCGACCGAGGCGGCGAGGTCGAGCGGCGTGGCGGCGTACGCGTGGTCGACGTCGGTGCGCTCGCGCCGGTTGTGGTAGCTGATCGCGCAGCCGAACGCCTCGAGCCGGCGCGCGATCGCGAGCCCGATCCGGCCGAGGCCGAGGATGCCGACGCGGGCGCCGCTGAGCCGACGGGTGAGCGGGGGCTCGACGCCGTGGGCCCAGGCACCCGTCCGCACCCAGCGGTCGGCGGCGCTGAAGCCCCGCATCGCGTCGAGCGCGAGCGCCACCGCGGTGTCGGCCACGCAGTCGGTCAGCACGTCGGGGGTGTTGCTGACCACCACGCCGCGCCCGGCCGCCCGGGCGGCGTCGATCGTGTCGTACCCGACCCCGAAGCTCACCACCGCCCGGAGGGCGGGGAGCGCGTCGAGCACCGTGGGGTGCAGCCCCAGCCGACCCGAGGTGACGACGACCTCGGCGGTCGCCGCGTGGCTCGCGAGCGGCTCGCTGCCGACCTCGGCCGCTCCGGTCGGCAGGACCGGAGCGGCGTACGCGGCCGTGAGGGCGCGGGCCAGGTCGGGCTTGAGGCCGGCGGTCTGGAGCACCCGGCCGGGCGGTGGTGCGGCAGGCGAGGTCACGGGGACCATCATCGGTCCAGCGCGGGACGCTTCGGGTCGAAGGTCCAGCCGGGCACGAGGAACTGCATGGCGGCCGTGTCGTCGCGCGCCCCGAGGCCCTCCCGGAGGTAGAGCTCGTGGGCCTCCGCCACCCGGTCCTCGTCGAGCTCGACGCCGAGGCCCGGCACGGTCGGGACGGCGATCCGGCCGCCCTCGATCCGCAGCGGGTCGCGGGTCAGCCGCTGCCCGTCCTGCCAGATCCAGTGCGTGTCGATGGCCGTCGGCTCCCCGGGCACGGCCGCGGCGACGTGGGTGAACATCGCCAGCGAGACGTCGAAGTGGTTGTTCGAGTGGGAGCCCCAGGTGAGCCCCAGCTCGTGGCACAGCTGGCCGACGCGCACGGAGCCGGCCATCGTCCAGAAGTGGGGGTCGGCGAGGGGGATGTCGACCGCGCCGGAGCGGATCGCGTGGCCCAGCTGCCGCCAGTCGGTCGCGATCATGTTCGTCGCGGTCGGCAGGCCGGTGGCGCGCTTGAACTCCGCCATGACCTCGCGGCCCGAGTAGCCGCCCTCCGCGCCGCACGGGTCCTCGGCGTAGGCCACGACGCCACGCATCGCGCGCCCGTGCCGGATCGCGTCGGCGAGGAGCCAGCCCCCGTTGGGGTCGAGCGTCACGCGGGCGTCGGGGAACGCCTGCGCCAGCGCGGTGACGACCTCCACCTCCTCCTCGCCGGGCAGCACACCGCCCTTGAGCTTGAAGTCGGCGAAGCCGTAGCGCTCCTGCGCCGCCCGGGCGAGGGCGACCACCGCGTCGGCGTCGAGGGCCACCTCGTGGCGCAGCCGCGTCCAGGCGTCCTCCCCGTCGGGCTCGGAGCGGTAGGCCAGGTCGGTGCGCCGCCGGTCGCCCACGAAGAACAGGTAGCCCAGCGCCAGCACCTCGTCGCGCTGCTGCCCGTCGCCGAGGAGCTCCGCCACGGGCACGCCGAGCGCCTGGCCGTGGAGGTCGAGGAGTGCCGACTCCAGGGCGGTGACGACGTGCACCGTCGTGCGGAGGTCGAAGGTCTGCAGCCCGCGGCCGCCCGCGTCGCGGCCGGCGAAGGCGTCGGCGACGCTGCGGAGCAGGCTGCGGAAGCGCGCGACCGGCTGGCCGACGACGAACCGGGCCGACGCCTCGAGGGTCGTGCGGATCGCCTCCCCGCCGGGCACCTCGCCGACGCCGGTGCGGCCGTCCGAGTCGGTGAGCACCACGAGGGTGCGCGTGAAGTACGGCGCGTGCGCACCCGAGAGGTTGAGCAGCATGCTGTCGTGCCCGGCGACGGGCACGACGCGCACGTCGGTGACGACGGGACCGCGCTCAGTCACGGGTCGGCTCGCCGTCGACCTGGCGCCACACGGCGAGCGGGTTGTCGTCGGCCACGACCGGCGGGAGCAGCGCGGCCGGGACGTCCTGGTAGGCCACCGGTCGCAGGAAGCGCTCGATGGCCAGCGTGCCCACCGACGTGCTGCGCCCGTCGGAGGTGGCCGGGAACGGGCCGCCGTGCACGACGGCACGCCCGACGTCGACCCCGGTCGGCCACCCGTTGAAGAGGATGCGACCGACCTTGTCCTCGAGCACGGGCAGCAGTCGCGCGGCCAGGTCGTGGTCGGTCTCCACGGCGTGGACGGTGGCGGTGAGCTGCCCCTCCAGCTCCCCGGCGATCGCGACGAGCGTGTCGGCGTCGTCCGCGACGACCACGACCGACGACGAGCCGAAGTTCTCCTGGGCCAGGGTGGGGTCGGCGGCGAAGGCCTTGGCGGGCACGGTGACGACGAGGGCCTGGCCCGCGGTCGGGGCGTCGTCCGCCGGCTCCTGGCCGCGGCCGACCACCTGCACGCCGTCCGCGCGGCCGAGACGGTCCAGCCCGGCCTCGTAGGCCGCGTGGATCCCGGGCGTCAGCATCGTCTGCGCCGGGCAGGCGGGCAGCGCCTCGGCGACCCGGCCGAGGAACGCGTCGAGCTCGGGGCCCGCCACGGCGAGCACCAGGCCCGGGCTGGTGCAGAGCTGGCCGGCGCCGGTGGTCAGGGACGCGACGTACCCCTGCGCCACGCCGGCCGCGTCGGTGGCCAGGGCGCCCGGGAGGAGGAACACGGGGTTGATGCTCGACATCTCGGCGTAGACCGGGATCGGGACCTCGCGGCGCGCGGCGGTGTCCACGAGGGCGAGGCCCGCACGGCGCGACCCCGTGAAGCCGACCGCCTTGATCGCCGGGTGGGCGGCCAGGGCGGTGCCGACGACGGGACCCTCGCCGTACACCATCGAGAAGACGCCCTCGGGCAGGCCCGCGGCGGCGACGGCCGCCGCGATCGCGCCGCCGACGAGCTCGGACGTGCCGGGGTGGGCCTCGTGCGCCTTGACGACGACCGGGCAGCCCGCGGCCAGGGCCGAGGCGGTGTCGCCGCCGGCCACGGAGAACGCGAGCGGGAAGTTGCTGGCGCCGAAGACGGCGACAGGCCCCAGCGGGACCTTGCGCTGGCGCAGGTCGGGACGCGGCAACGGTGTGCGGTCCGGGAGGGCGGGCTCGACCCGTACGCCGTGGAAGGAGCCGTCGCGCACGACGGAGGCGAAGAGGCGGAGCTGCCCCGCGGTGCGGCCGATCTCGCCGCGCACGCGGGGCTCCGGCAGGCCCGTCTCGAGCAGCACCTGCGCGACGAGGACGTCCCCGAGCGCCTCGATGCCGTCGGCGATCCCCTCGAGGAACGCTGCCCGGTCCTCCGGACCGGTCGCGCGGTAGACCGGGTGCGCCCGCGCGGCGAGCGAGGCGGCGATGTCGACCTCCGCGGCCGTGCCGAGGCCGTAGGCCGGACCGACCTCCTCGCCCGTGCGGGGGTCGACGGCACGCACGGTGCCCGCCTCCCCGCGCACGCGGCGCGCACCGAGGAACATCTCACCGGTCAGCCCGGGGGCCGCCTGCGGCGTGGTCATGCTCAGATCACCTTCTTGACGAGGTCGGTCAGCTCGGACAGCTCGGCGTCGGTCAGGTCCGTCAGCGGCGGTCGCACCGGTCCGGCCGGACGCCCGGCCGCGGTCAGGCCGGCCTTGACGATGGAGACGCCGTAGCCGGCCTGGCGGTCGCGGATCCCGATGTAGGGGACCACGAAGTCGCGCAGCCGGGCGAGGACGCCCTCACGGTCGCCGCTGCGCACCGCCCGGTAGAAGTCGGTCGCCCACGCGGGGGCGAAGTTGAAGATGGCCGACGAGTACGTCGTCACGCCGAGCTCCAGGTAGGGCAGCGCGTAGGTCTCGGCGGTCGGCAGGCCACCGATGTAGACCAGCCGGTCGCCGAGGCGCGCGTTGAGCGTGGCCAGCAGGTCGATGTCGCAGATGCCGTCCTTGAAGCCGATGAAGTTGGGGAACTCCTCCGCCAGGCGCTCGACCGTCGCCGCCGAGTAGCGGGCGTTGGCGCGGTGGTAGACCACGACGCCGATGTCCGTCGAGGCGCAGACCCGGGCCGTGTGCTCGTAGAGGCCCTGCTCCGGCAGCTCGGTGAGGTACGGCGGCAGCAGCAGCACGCCGTCGGCGCCCGCGGCGGCCGATGCCTGGGTGAGGGCGACGGCCTGCGTCGTGCCGTAGCCCGCCGCACCCATCACGGGGATGTCGGTGATCTCGTCCACGGTGGCGCGCACGACGGTGTCGACCTCCGCGTGCGTCAGCGAGAAGAACTCGCCCGTGCCGCCGGCGGCGAAGAGGCCGGCGACGTCGTAGTCGGCGAGGTGGCGCAGGTGCTCCCGGTACGACGCCTCGTCGAACCGGAGGTCGGCCGTCGTGTGGGTGACGGGGAAGGAGAGCAGGCCGGCGCCGAGCGCGGTGCGCAGCTCGTCGGGGGCGTAGCGGCTCATCGGGGTGCTCCTAGGAAGACGGTGAGGTGGGACGGGAGATCAGGGACGCTGGCCGAACTCGGCACTCGCGACGGTCCACGCGCGGGCCTGCTCGGTCAGGGTGAAACCGAGGCCGGGGCGGTCCGAGACGTACATGCGGCCGTCCCGGGTCTCCAGCTGCTCGTTGAAGAGGGGCGCGAGCCAGTCGAAGTGCTCGACCCACGGCTCGATCGGGTACGCCGCGGCGAGGTGCACGTGGATCTCCATCGCGAAGTGCGGGGCGAGGTCGAGGTGCTGGGCCTCGGCGAGCGTCATCAGCTTCAGGAACGGCGTGATCCCGCCGATCCGCGGCGCGTCGGGCTGGATGATGTCGTGGGCCCCGGCCTCGATGAGGCGGACGTGCTCGGCGACGCTGGTCAGCATCTCGCCCGTGGCGATGGGCGTGTCGAGGCTCCGGGCCAGGTTGGCGTGGCCCTCCGCGTCGTACGCGTCGAGGGGCTCCTCGATCCAGACCAGGCCGAACTCCTCGAAGAGGCGTCCCATGCGCATCGCGGTGGCGCGGTCCCACTGCTGGTTGGCGTCGACCATGAGGGGGACGTCGGGGTCGAGCGCCTCACGGACGGCGGTCACGCGCGCGACGTCGGTGCGCCAGTCGGGCTGGCCGACCTTCAGCTTGATGGCACCGATGCCGCTGGCGAGCGAGGCGCCCGCGTTCTCGATGACCTGCTCGATCGGCGTGTGGAGGAAGCCCCCCGAGGTGTTGTAGGTGCGCACCGAGTCGCGGTGGGCGCCCAGCAGCTTGGCGAGGGGCAGGCCGGCGCGCTTCGCCTTGAGGTCCCACAGCGACACGTCGATCGCCGCGATGGCCTGGGTCGCGAGGCCGCTGCGGCCGACCGAGGCGCCGGCCCACGTCAGCTTCGTCCAGATCTTGCCGATGTCGGAGGGGTCCTCGCCGATCAGCACGGGGGCGATCTCGGAGGCGTGCGCGAACTGGCCGGGGCCGCCGGCGCGCTTGGAGTAGGAGAACCCGACGCCCGTGTGGCCGCCCTCGGTGGTGATCTCGGCGACGAGGAAGACGACCTCGGTCATGGGCTTCTGGCGGCCCGTCAGCACCTTCGCGTCGCTGATCGGGGTCGCCAGCGGCAGCACCACCGAGGAGAGCGCGACGTGCGCGATGCGATCGACGGTGGCCGGCCCGGCCTGCGCGGCGATGACCGCGGCGTCAGGGGCGGCGAGCGCGCTCGTCGGCGTGGCCGTGGCGGTCGAGGTCATGCGGTCCTCCGGGGGCGTGTGGTGGGCGACACACTGACCCTAGGAAGACACCGCCATTCCCGTCCAACACTTCTCCGGCATCCTGCGATACCCCGGAGGCATCACACGCCGCGGTCGAGCAGTGCCTCCAGCACCGTGACGACGCCGGCCTCGGTGTGCGCCGGCGCGAGGTGGGCCGCGCGCTCCTTCACCGTCGGGTGGGCGCCCGCCATCGCGAACGAGGCCGCCGCCTCGTCGAGCATCTCCAGGTCGTTGAGGTAGTCGCCGAACGCCGCGGTCTGCGCCCGCGTGACGCCGAGCGCCTCCTGCAGCCGCTGCACCGCCGCACCCTTGTGGACGCCGGCGACCATCACGTCGGCCCAGCGCGTGCCCGACACGACGACCTGGTGGTCGCCGACGAACCCGGCGAGCGCGTCGGCGACGACCTGCGGGTCGTGGGCGTCGTTGATCGCGACCTTGACGATCTCGTCGTCGACCGCGCCGAGGTCGTCGACGAGCTCGCGCGCGGCGTAGTACCGGTCCACCTCCGCGAGGAACGCGGGGTCGTCACGCTCGACGTACGCCGCCCGCTTGCCGCACAGCACCACCCCGGCGTCGCGGTCGGCGACGACCTCGCGCAGCGTGGTCACGAGGTCGGCCACCACGGCGGGATCGATCGCCGTGGACGACACCTCCTCGTCGTCGCGCACGACGTAGGCACCGTTCTCGGCGATGAAGACCATGCCGTCGGCGGCGCGGTCGAACATGCGGCGCAGCGTGGCGTACTGCCGACCGCTCGCCGGCGCGAACGCCACCCCGGCCGCCGCCAGCCGGTCCAGCAGCGGCCACAGCGCGTCGGGCACCTCGCCGTCGCCGTCGAGGAGCGTGCCGTCCATGTCGACGACCGCGAGCCGCAGCCCGTCGGGCATCATGGGGAGGTCGAGCGTGCGGGCGTCGGGCTGGGTGGTCGTGTCGAGCTCGGTCACCCCCTCAGCCTCACACGGGCGCGGCGGGCGGGGCGAAACGCCTACGCCCCCCGCAGCACCGCCGCGAGGTCGAGCGGCGCGCGGTCGGTGAGGAGGCGGACGTCGTCGCTCACCGCGGCGAGCTCGCCGGAGCGGATGGCGGTGTAGGTGGAGACCCACGCGTCGTACTGCCAGTCCGGCGCCTCCCACCGTCGGCGCGACGCGTAGGCCTCCTCGTCCGTCTCGTCGTGGAACGTCGTCGGGCGGCCCGTCACCTGGGTGATGACCTCCGCCGCCTCGGTCAGCGTGATCGCGGCGGGCCCGGTCAGCTCGTAGGTGCGCCCCGCGTGCGCCACCGGGTCGAGCAGCACCTCCGTCGCGGCGCGGGCCACGTCGGCCCGGGCGACCGCAGCGACCCGCCCGTCGCCCGCCGGTCCGCGGAGCACGCCGTCGTCGCCCACGAAGAGCGGCAGCACGTCGAGGTAGAAGTTGTCGCGCAGGAAGGTCCAGGCCATCCCGCTGGCCCGCAGGTGCTCCTCGGTGGCGTGGTGGTCGCGGCCGAGCGTGAACGTGCAGTCGGGCGCGGCCGCGGCGAACGACGTGTAGACGACGTGCTGCACCCCGGCCGCGGCGGCCGCGTCGACGAACGCCCGGTGCACGGCCACGCGGTCGGCGGTCTCGCCGGCCGACACCATGAGCAGCGTCTCGACGCCCTCGAGCGCCGCGCGCGCCCCGGCCGGGTCGGCGTAGTCGCAGGCCAGCGGCACGGCGCCGGGCAGGTTCGGCACGCGGCTGGGGGTCCGCGCCAGCAGCCGCTGCGGTACGCCGCGGCCCGCCAGGTCGCGGGCGACGAGGCTGCCGACGGCGCCGGTCGCCCCGGTGACGCCGATGCTGGGCAGGACGGTGGGGTCGGGCCGGGGGTCGGGCCGGGGGTCGGGCGCGGGGTCGGGCGCAGAGGTGCTCACCCGCCCAGCCTCCCCGATGACGCACGCGCACGCACGGTCCGCGGCGCGGCGTCCCACCACCGTCGGGCGGCGCGGGACAGCGCGGACTGCTCCGCGAAGCCGACCATGGCCGACACCTGGGCCAGGGGCAGGTCGGTGCCGGTGAGGAGACGCTGGGCCTCGCCGCGCCGTACCTCGTCCACCAGCGCCCCGAACGTCGTGCCCTCCGCCTCGAGCCGCCGCTGCAGCGTGCGGTGGTGGACGGCGAGCAGCCGAGCGACGGCGGCGATCTCGACGCTGCCCGTGCCGAGCGACTCGCGCACGGCCGCGCGCACCCGGGCGCTCGTGCCCCCACCGCTCCCCGGCAGCGGCGCCTGCGCGGCGAGGTGGGCGAGCGCGAGACGCCGCAGCGTCGCGTTCACCCCCGCGAGCCGGTGCCCCGCGAGGGCCTGCGGGATCCGCAGCACGGCCGCCGTCCCGGGCGCCTCGAAGG
This Nocardioides alkalitolerans DNA region includes the following protein-coding sequences:
- a CDS encoding Cof-type HAD-IIB family hydrolase, which produces MTELDTTTQPDARTLDLPMMPDGLRLAVVDMDGTLLDGDGEVPDALWPLLDRLAAAGVAFAPASGRQYATLRRMFDRAADGMVFIAENGAYVVRDDEEVSSTAIDPAVVADLVTTLREVVADRDAGVVLCGKRAAYVERDDPAFLAEVDRYYAARELVDDLGAVDDEIVKVAINDAHDPQVVADALAGFVGDHQVVVSGTRWADVMVAGVHKGAAVQRLQEALGVTRAQTAAFGDYLNDLEMLDEAAASFAMAGAHPTVKERAAHLAPAHTEAGVVTVLEALLDRGV
- a CDS encoding enolase C-terminal domain-like protein produces the protein MTERGPVVTDVRVVPVAGHDSMLLNLSGAHAPYFTRTLVVLTDSDGRTGVGEVPGGEAIRTTLEASARFVVGQPVARFRSLLRSVADAFAGRDAGGRGLQTFDLRTTVHVVTALESALLDLHGQALGVPVAELLGDGQQRDEVLALGYLFFVGDRRRTDLAYRSEPDGEDAWTRLRHEVALDADAVVALARAAQERYGFADFKLKGGVLPGEEEVEVVTALAQAFPDARVTLDPNGGWLLADAIRHGRAMRGVVAYAEDPCGAEGGYSGREVMAEFKRATGLPTATNMIATDWRQLGHAIRSGAVDIPLADPHFWTMAGSVRVGQLCHELGLTWGSHSNNHFDVSLAMFTHVAAAVPGEPTAIDTHWIWQDGQRLTRDPLRIEGGRIAVPTVPGLGVELDEDRVAEAHELYLREGLGARDDTAAMQFLVPGWTFDPKRPALDR
- the kdgD gene encoding 5-dehydro-4-deoxyglucarate dehydratase; its protein translation is MSRYAPDELRTALGAGLLSFPVTHTTADLRFDEASYREHLRHLADYDVAGLFAAGGTGEFFSLTHAEVDTVVRATVDEITDIPVMGAAGYGTTQAVALTQASAAAGADGVLLLPPYLTELPEQGLYEHTARVCASTDIGVVVYHRANARYSAATVERLAEEFPNFIGFKDGICDIDLLATLNARLGDRLVYIGGLPTAETYALPYLELGVTTYSSAIFNFAPAWATDFYRAVRSGDREGVLARLRDFVVPYIGIRDRQAGYGVSIVKAGLTAAGRPAGPVRPPLTDLTDAELSELTDLVKKVI
- a CDS encoding SDR family oxidoreductase, encoding MSTSAPDPAPDPRPDPRPDPTVLPSIGVTGATGAVGSLVARDLAGRGVPQRLLARTPSRVPNLPGAVPLACDYADPAGARAALEGVETLLMVSAGETADRVAVHRAFVDAAAAAGVQHVVYTSFAAAAPDCTFTLGRDHHATEEHLRASGMAWTFLRDNFYLDVLPLFVGDDGVLRGPAGDGRVAAVARADVARAATEVLLDPVAHAGRTYELTGPAAITLTEAAEVITQVTGRPTTFHDETDEEAYASRRRWEAPDWQYDAWVSTYTAIRSGELAAVSDDVRLLTDRAPLDLAAVLRGA
- a CDS encoding 2-hydroxyacid dehydrogenase, with protein sequence MTSPAAPPPGRVLQTAGLKPDLARALTAAYAAPVLPTGAAEVGSEPLASHAATAEVVVTSGRLGLHPTVLDALPALRAVVSFGVGYDTIDAARAAGRGVVVSNTPDVLTDCVADTAVALALDAMRGFSAADRWVRTGAWAHGVEPPLTRRLSGARVGILGLGRIGLAIARRLEAFGCAISYHNRRERTDVDHAYAATPLDLAASVDLLVVAASGGTAARPLVGRAELEALGPDGFLVNVGRGSVVDEAALVELLAAGGLGGAGLDVFAAEPDVPAALRALDNVVLLPHVGSATVETRADMTRLVLANLDAWLTGARLLTPVAESRPLLG
- a CDS encoding mandelate racemase/muconate lactonizing enzyme family protein produces the protein MTSTATATPTSALAAPDAAVIAAQAGPATVDRIAHVALSSVVLPLATPISDAKVLTGRQKPMTEVVFLVAEITTEGGHTGVGFSYSKRAGGPGQFAHASEIAPVLIGEDPSDIGKIWTKLTWAGASVGRSGLATQAIAAIDVSLWDLKAKRAGLPLAKLLGAHRDSVRTYNTSGGFLHTPIEQVIENAGASLASGIGAIKLKVGQPDWRTDVARVTAVREALDPDVPLMVDANQQWDRATAMRMGRLFEEFGLVWIEEPLDAYDAEGHANLARSLDTPIATGEMLTSVAEHVRLIEAGAHDIIQPDAPRIGGITPFLKLMTLAEAQHLDLAPHFAMEIHVHLAAAYPIEPWVEHFDWLAPLFNEQLETRDGRMYVSDRPGLGFTLTEQARAWTVASAEFGQRP
- a CDS encoding aldehyde dehydrogenase (NADP(+)); its protein translation is MTTPQAAPGLTGEMFLGARRVRGEAGTVRAVDPRTGEEVGPAYGLGTAAEVDIAASLAARAHPVYRATGPEDRAAFLEGIADGIEALGDVLVAQVLLETGLPEPRVRGEIGRTAGQLRLFASVVRDGSFHGVRVEPALPDRTPLPRPDLRQRKVPLGPVAVFGASNFPLAFSVAGGDTASALAAGCPVVVKAHEAHPGTSELVGGAIAAAVAAAGLPEGVFSMVYGEGPVVGTALAAHPAIKAVGFTGSRRAGLALVDTAARREVPIPVYAEMSSINPVFLLPGALATDAAGVAQGYVASLTTGAGQLCTSPGLVLAVAGPELDAFLGRVAEALPACPAQTMLTPGIHAAYEAGLDRLGRADGVQVVGRGQEPADDAPTAGQALVVTVPAKAFAADPTLAQENFGSSSVVVVADDADTLVAIAGELEGQLTATVHAVETDHDLAARLLPVLEDKVGRILFNGWPTGVDVGRAVVHGGPFPATSDGRSTSVGTLAIERFLRPVAYQDVPAALLPPVVADDNPLAVWRQVDGEPTRD